Proteins encoded together in one Rhipicephalus sanguineus isolate Rsan-2018 chromosome 9, BIME_Rsan_1.4, whole genome shotgun sequence window:
- the LOC119404825 gene encoding uncharacterized protein LOC119404825, whose product MRSRIGGLALTVWTAGVLCLVLKAGAMAVPQARELPTLRDVQFWNKPPVHSRNEQCPQGEDTVTFEKMVAVKPGSRRLSPMFAPREDFRSRGAVTLDCLRRCQASPRCLGVVVNYDHNACFAATALDDEDVANTLSSAADQPPLVPASDRSNYFAKMCVHGPACDKDWVMERVPDKELRGFDDRVVSGVPSCQRCQELCLHESSFPCRSGEFDGRARECRLSSQDRRSQPSSFGPAQGPHVHYFENLCLPPSSGQASNCDFELHKDVDLRRADQVRSAFSADQCRSLCETSREFTCRSYSFAPAAGVCAMSGDDTVSLGGFALRMTPGVGYYQRPACPEPVQLSCTRESMALTLHTKDPFAGRIYPRDETAGCDIQGRGSRETTLVMGLMDRRCGVSEDDRGRFTSTIVIQQHPVIQQKGDRIVKLFCIFDTGNRTVTNTYKVLVGGVGPASRVPGVVNATAPSPNVRLRITDRAGVDVAGAKLGDELFLRIEMDGDSVFGLFARNLVATSGQNDDSIVLIDSSGCPTDRNIFPALEKLPGDKTRTLQSRFEAFKFADDVVVRFQVTVQFCLHECAPATCATGGARSFGKRRRRRRMYFQPLGLQRRMSRRSAVATTRASPTSGAAASNATPPAAASSARAGGVKKHILPTMPLPEYPLQREIIVQGIGGGATDSGVFSSRDRTSRSDSRMVCATPSVLTAAVVAAFLVQLALIAACLSCVALARRAARSAGDTWTTTKTTRRLRRRRRRRRPVERRHCGRHRHAVSGRRPSDDLRSSRPTVDVGTSERGHLEYHLGCCEEHWHGECQVPGARKEWRSAG is encoded by the exons ATGCGCTCCAGGATCGGCGGGCTGGCCCTGACCGTCTGGACCGCGGGTGTCCTTTGCCTCGTCCTCAAAGCCGGCGCCATGGCCGTCCCTCAGGCAAGGGAGCTGCCGACGCTCAGGGACGTCCAGTTCTGGAACAAGCCTCCCG TGCATTCGAGGAACGAGCAGTGTCCCCAGGGCGAAGACACTGTGACGTTCGAAAAGATGGTCGCCGTGAAGCCCGGCTCGCGTCGACTGTCGCCCATGTTCGCGCCGCGCGAGGACTTCCGCTCGCGGGGCGCCGTGACGCTGGACTGCCTGCGGCGCTGCCAGGCGTCGCCCCGCTGCCTGGGCGTGGTGGTCAACTACGATCACAACGCGTGCTTCGCGGCCACCGCGCTGGACGACGAGGACGTGGCCAACACGCTCAGCTCGGCGGCCGACCAGCCGCCCCTGGTGCCGGCATCGGACCGCTCAAACTACTTCGCCAAGATGTGCGTCCacg GTCCGGCGTGCGACAAGGACTGGGTGATGGAGCGCGTGCCCGACAAGGAGCTTCGCGGCTTCGACGACCGCGTGGTGTCCGGCGTGCCCAGCTGCCAGCGCTGCCAGGAGCTGTGCCTGCACGAGTCCTCGTTCCCCTGTCGCTCGGGCGAGTTCGACGGCCGCGCCAGGGAGTGCCGCCTCAGCTCGCAGGACAGGCGCTCCCAGCCGAGTTCGTTCGGTCCGGCGCAGGGACCGCACGTGCACTACTTCGAGAACCTCTGCCTGCCGC CGTCCTCGGGGCAAGCGTCCAACTGCGACTTCGAGCTGCACAAGGACGTGGACCTGCGGCGTGCCGACCAGGTTCGCAGCGCCTTCAGCGCCGACCAGTGCCGCTCGCTGTGCGAGACGAGCCGCGAGTTCACGTGTCGCAGCTACAGCTTCGCGCCGGCCGCGGGCGTGTGCGCCATGTCCGGCGACGACACCGTCAGCCTCGGAGGGTTCGCGCTCCGCATGACGCCCGGCGTCGGCTACTACCAGAGGCCCGCCTGTCCAGAGC CCGTGCAGTTGTCGTGCACGCGGGAGTCGATGGCGCTCACCCTGCACACCAAGGATCCGTTCGCGGGAAGGATCTACCCGCGAGACGAGACCGCCGGCTGCGACATCCAAGGACGCGGATCTCGGGAGACCACGCTCGTCATGGGCCTCATGGATCGGCGGTGCGGAGTGTCCGAGGAT GACCGCGGCCGGTTCACGAGCACCATCGTGATCCAGCAGCATCCGGTCATTCAGCAGAAGGGTGACAGGATCGTCAAGCTGTTCTGCATCTTCGACACCGGCAACCGCACGGTCACCAACACCTACAAGGTTCTCGTGGG AGGCGTGGGTCCTGCGAGCCGCGTGCCGGGCGTGGTGAACGCGACCGCCCCGTCGCCCAACGTGCGCCTTCGCATCACGGACAGAGCCGGCGTGGACGTGGCAGGCGCGAAGCTAGGCGACGAGCTCTTCTTGCGAATCGAGATGGACGGAGACA GCGTCTTCGGACTGTTCGCGAGGAACCTGGTGGCGACAAGTGGCCAGAACGACGACTCCATCGTCCTCATCGACAGTTCTGG CTGTCCTACGGACAGAAACATCTTCCCAGCTCTGGAGAAGTTGCCCGGAGACAAGACAAGGACGCTGCAGAGCCGGTTTGAAGCCTTCAAGTTCGCCGACGACGTTGTTGTACGCTTTCAG GTGACGGTGCAGTTCTGCCTGCACGAATGCGCGCCAGCCACGTGCGCCACTGGCGGGGCTCGGTCCTTCGGCAAACGTCGGAGGCGACGGCGCATGTACTTCCAGCCGCTGGGCCTCCAGAGGCGCATGAGCCGCAGGTCGGCCGTCGCTACTACGCGAGCGTCCCCGACCTCCGGCGCAGCTGCCTCGAACGCGACGCCGCCGGCGGCGGCGAGCAGCGCCAGGGCTGGCGGCGTCAAGAAGCACATACTGCCTACCATGCCGCTTCCCGAGTACCCGCTGCAGAGGGAGATCATCGTGCAGGGCATCGGAGGGGGCGCCACCGACTCGGGCGTCTTCAGCAGTCGGGACCGAA CGTCCAGGAGCGACTCGCGCATGGTCTGCGCCACGCCCAGCGTCCTGACCGCGGCCGTGGTGGCTGCGTTCCTCGTTCAGCTGGCCCTGATCGCCGCTTGCCTGTCGTGCGTGGCTCTGGCCCGGCGAGCGGCGAGAAGCGCAGGGGACACAtggacgacgacgaagacgacgaggaggctgcggcggcgacgacggcgacgtCGTCCAGTAGAGCGACGTCACTGCGGGCGCCACCGCCACGCCGTGTCTGGACGTCGTCCTTCCGATGACCTGAGGAGTTCGCGCCCCACAGTGGACGTTGGCACGAGCGAGCGTGGGCACCTTGAATACCATCTCGGGTGCTGCGAGGAGCACTGGCACGGCGAGTGCCAGGTGCCTGGGGCCAGAAAAGAGTGGCGTAGCGCGGGCTGA